The DNA region GGCCGGAAGACCGTGGAGACCAGGTCGACCGTGCCGTCTCCGGCCTCGGCGACGGCGCGTGCCTCGGCCAGCAGCCGGTCGGTGTGGGCGCGGGTGCGCGAGCGCAGCCCCTCCACCATGCGCGGGGTGAACGCCCTGGACACCAGGCCGCGCAGCCGGGTGTGGTCCGGCGGGTCCTGCATCGCCAGGAACCGGGTGGGCGGACCGCCGTCGATGGACAGCTCCTGGCTGCGCACCGCCTCGCTGTCCCCCAGCCGAAGCGGGGGTCGGACAGCACGGAGGTGACGTGCTGGTGGTCCAGCAGGGTGACGATGCCGGCCGGGGTGCGCACCGCGCCGCCGGTCTCCTCGCGTATCTTCCGGAACACCGGATAGGGGTCGGCGTGGAAGGCCGGGTCGAAGGGGTTGAACGGCAGGAGCTGGGTGACGAACGCGGGGTCGAAGGCGGGAGCCTCGGTCATGTGGTTCTCCGTAGGTCGTCAGGCGGAAGCGGCCCGGCGCCGGTCGGGCACCAGCCGGACCGGCAGGTCGAGCACGATCGTGTGCTTGTTGCTCGGCTGGTAGGCGACGTCGCCGGTGAGCTGGATCTCGGTGACGCGTTCCAGGAGTTCCTCCAGCAGCAGCCGGACCTCCAGGCGGGCCACCTCGGCGCCCAGGCAGTAGTGGTTGCCGTGGCCGAAGGTCATGTGGGGGTTGAGCACCCGGCCGATCGCGAAGCGGTCCGCCTGCGGGAAGACCCGTTCGTCGCGGTTGGCCGACGGCCACCACAGGGTGACCTTCTCCCCGGCCCGGATCAGGGTCTCCCTGACGTGCACGTCCCGGGTCGCGGTGCGGCGGTTGTACGGGTTGGGCGGCGCCCAGCGGAGCATCTCCTCGACCGCCCACCCCGCCTTGGAGCGGTCCGCGCGCAGCTGGCGCCACTGCTCGGGATGCCGGGCCAGGGCCAGCAGCCCGCCGGCGATGGTGTTGCGGGGCTGCTCGGCGCCGGTCAGCAGCAGGAGCAGCAGGTTGGCCTCCCGCTCGTACGGGGTGAGCGGCGGCTCGCCGGCGTCCTGCGGGATGTCGCCGTTGGCCAGCGCCGAGCCCAGGTCGGGGCCGGGGTGGGCCTGCTTGTGCAGCAGCAGCTCGTGGGCGTAGTTCTGGGTGGCCAGGAACGTCTCCTTGGAGCGCTCGCTGGGCAGGCCGGAGCGGCGCTCGATGAAGCCGGTGGAGTCGTGCGCCCACGACGCGATCTTCGCCCGATCGGCCGGGGGCACCCCGAGCAGCACCGCCAGGTTGCCGAAGGCGTACGGCTCGCAGATGTCCGAGGCGAGGTCGATCTCGCCGCCGCGCTCCAGCGCCGCGTCGATCAGGGAGGCGGCGAAGGCCCGCATGTCCGCTTCGAGCGCGGCGACGGCGTCCCCGGTGGCCGCCGGCGTCAGCAGGTGCTTCATCAGGTGGTGCCGGGGGTTGTCCAGCATCGGCATGATCACCCCGGCGAGCACCCCGAACGCCATGTCGTCCAGGTGCGAACCCCCCTTGGGCCGGCCGCCGCCGCCCTGCGCCGAGAAGATCTCGGGGTGGGTGGCCGCGTACTCGATGTCGTGGTACCGGCTGAGCACCCAGAACCCCTCGCCGTCCTCGGTGAGCCCCGGCGGGTGGAAGAACACGGGCGCCTCCTCCCGCAGCCGGGCGAAGACGTCGTACGGGAAGCCCTCCGGCGCGCGCGCGAAGCGCTGATGGTCGGTCAGGTCGAAACCGCCCAGCACAGGCGGGAGTTGCTCGACGATGTCGGTCATGAGGGTCCTTCGGTCGGAAGAGTCCGGGAAGGCCGCGGGTCAGGAGACCGCGGCTGCCGACAGCCGGCTGATCTTGGCGTAGTCGGGCTCGTCGGGGGCGCCCAGGCGGCGCCAGAGGCCGGCGAGCCGGTGGCGGGCGGCGGTGCAGTGGACGTCGGCGAGTTCCTGCTGCTGGTCGCCGCCCTCGGTGGCGGCCCTGGCCAGGACCGCGGCGACCGAGAACAGTTCGGCGGCGATCCGGCCGAGCAGCCGCAGCGTCTCCTGGCGGGCGAACAGTTCCTCGGGGTCCTGGTGGCGGGCCACCAGGCGGGCGCTGACCCGGTCGAAGCGGCGCAGCCCCTGCCGGGCGGCGGCCAGATGGGCCTGGTTGGCGGGGATCAGGTCGGCCCCTGGGCCCGTGGCGGCCACTCCGGACGCGGCGCCGGACGCGGCGGACGCGGTGCCGGCCCCGCCGCCGGTCGTCACGCCCGGCGCTGCGCCGGCCGCCGCGGCGGCCGCCGTGGCGTAGCGGCCGGTCAGCAGCAGCCTGGCCGCCTGCACGTCCAGCAGGAAGTCGACGTTGCCGGAGATCCGCAGCCCCCGCGCGTCGCGGAACAGCCGCTCCACCGGCAGGGGCACGGCGCCGCGGCGCTCCTTGCTGTGCGCCGTCTCGAAGCCCTCGCCGCCCAAGAGGCTGACGGTCCGGTCGACGATCCGCCACGCGGTGACCGTGACCAAGTTCTTGGCCGCGGCCCGCTCGAACCACCGGTCCTCCAGGCCCGCGTCCAGCAGGCACCAGCGGACGACGGTGTCCATCGCGAAGACCTCGGCCGCGGTGGTCGCCAGGATCCGCTGGACCTGGTCGTAGTCGCCCAGCGGACGGCCGTTGACGGAGCGCCGGGCGACGAAGGAGTGGGACCACTCCAGGCACTGCCGGGCGATCGCCAGCGCCGGCGCGGCGTTGAAGAACAGCGCGCTGAGCAGGGCCACCGAGCCGACCGGCGGCGGGAAGCGGGGCAGGTCGGGCTCGCCGAGCAGGACGTGCTCGCGCGGCACGCGCAGCCCGTCCAGCGTCAGCGCCGCGTTCGGCAGGCCGCGGCCGCCCATGAACTCCAGCCGGGAGCGCACCCGGAAGCCGGGGTCGGAGGTGTCGAGGAAGAACACCCCGACCCGGCGGTGCCCGTCCTCTCGCGCGGTGGCCAGCACCGCCAGCAGGTCGGCGATGTCGCCGTTGCCGGTGAAGACCTTCTCGCCGGTCAGCAGGTAGCCGGTGCCGTCCTCGGTCGGCACCGCGGTGGTCCCGGGCCAGGCGTTGTTGGCGCCGGCCGGCTGGTGCCGGCGAAACCGGAGACCGTGCCGGCCGCGATCCGCTCCTCCACCCAGCCGCGCAACGGCCCCTCGGGCAGCGCGGCCAGCAGTGCCGCCGCGCCGACCGCGTTCTGGATCGCCAGCGTCTGGCCGACCGGCAGCGACACCGCGCTGATCCGTTCGACCAGCCGGAAGGCGTCGTAGTCGGACATCTCGCGGCCGCCGAGCGCGGCGGAGTTGCGCACCCGGAACCATCCGCCGTCGCGCAGCCGGTCGAGCAGGCCGGCGGGCAGCTCACGGGTCCGGTCGATCCGCTCGGCGTCGACGAGGCCGCCGACCAGCTCCGCCGCCTCGTCGATCAGCGCGTCCGCGGCGGCCGCGACCGCCGGGTCGGGCGCCGGGAAGGGGTGCAGCGCGTCCCGGTCGAGCCGCCCGGTCTGCAGGGCGGTCACGAAGGAGGCGGGGGGTCGGGGAACGTCTTCCGCGGGGTTGACAGGCATGGTGCGCACGCTCCTCTCGCGGCCCGGCGCCCGTTCGGGCCCGGCTGGCTGGCACGCTAGGTTCGCGCGCCCCCTACCGCCAACCCCTCACTCCCCGCGGAACCCCCCTAGTCACAGCGCAGATGAGCGGGCGTCACCTGCCGGAACGCACGAACCGGGCCCCAGCGGGACCCGGTTCGGTGGAGGAGGCAGGCGTGTCCGGTCAGGACGCGACCTTCTCGCGTTCGGCGTCGAACACCTCGCGGGAGGCGACCACCTCGTCGCGGTGGCGCAGCGCCCAGCGGGCGAGCGCCGACAGCGGCTCCTCCAACTCCATCGTCATCTCCGACGCGGTGTACTCCACCTTCGGCGGTACCGTCGGGTACACCGTCCGGATGATGAGGCCGTCCCGCTCCAGATTCCGCAGGGTCAGGGTCAGCATCCGCCGGCTGATGCCCTCGATGCCCCGCTCCAGCTCGGTGAAGCGGACCGGCCCCTGGGTCACGGCCAGGATGATCTGAACACTCCACTTGCTGCCCACCCGGTCGATGATCTCCCGGACCGGGCACGCCTCGGCATGGGCCGCGAGCCGCACGGACACATCGGTGTTTCGCTGGGACATAAAAGTGCCTCCTTACGCGCCACTTCAGCATCACAGATGATGGCCTCAGTAACAAGACGTGCCCTAGGGCGCACTTTCCGTGCTGCCCGACGCGGGCCCGCCCGGCCCGCGCCGCGGGCCCGGCCCGCCGTGGGCACACGACCCCCCTGACGATCCGAAGGACGAGTCCCTTCCATGGTTGATGCTGCCCCCCGCCCGCCTTCGAGCCCCGGGACCAGGCTCGCCCTGCTGGCGTTCGCCCAGTTCATCATCACGTTGGACTTCAACATCGTGTACGTGGCGCTGCCCGACATCGGCAGCGACCTGGGCTTCACGGTCCAGTCGCTGCAGTGGGTGGTGAGCGCGTACATCGTGGCGCTCGGCGGGCTGCTGCTCTTCGGCGGCCGGGCCGCCGACCGGCTCGGCGCCCGCCGCATGTTCATGGTCGGCCTGCTGATCTACGCCGTGTCCTCGCTGACCGGCGGCCTGGCCGGCGACTCCGGTGTCCTGCTGGCCGCCCGCGCGGTGCAGGGCATCGGCGGCGCGCTGCTCTTCCCCTCCACCCTGCGGCTGGTGTTCACCAGCTTCGAGGAGGGGCCGATGCGCAACAAGGCCCTGGTGGTCTACGGCGCGATCGGCGGCGCCGGCCTGTCCGCGGGCGCCCTGCTGGGCGGTGTGCTGACCAACTACTCCGGCTGGGAGTGGGTGTTCTTCGTCAACGTGCCGCTGGCCCTGGGCGCGGCGGCGCTGGCGCCGCGGGTGCTGCCCGCCGACACCTTCTTCCCCGGCTCCGGCAAGGGCTTCGACCTGCTCGGCGCGCTGATCGCCACCGCCGGGGCCACCCTGGTCGTCTTCGGCCTGGCCAGCGGGCCGGACGCCGGGTGGACCTCGTTGCGCGGCCTCGGCTCGATCGTCGGCGGCGCGGTGCTGCTCGCGCTGTTCCTGCTGGTGGAGTCCCGCGCCGGCAGCCCGCTGATGCCGCTGCGGCTGCTGCGCCACCGCAGCCTGGCGGTGACCATGCTGGTCGCCTTCATCTACCAGGGCGGACTGGGCGGCGCGTACTACCTGTTCACCACGTATCTGCAGGACGTGCTGCACTACAGCCCGCTGGCCGCCGGCGTGGCGTTCCTGCCGCCGACCTTCGCCTCGATGGCCTTCGCCGCCAAGTTCAGCACGTCGCTGCTGAACAAGCTGGGCATGCGCGGCGCCCTGTTCGCCGGCACCCTGTGCACCGGCATCGGCATGGCGGGCCTGTCGCTGGCGTTCACCTCGGACGGCTCGTACTGGATGCTGCTGCCCGGTCTGATCGTGTGGTCGGTCGGCGGCGCGCTGGCCATCCCGGCGATCTTCGCCGGCGCCGGGGCCGGGGTCGCGCTGCTGGAGCAGGGCGTCTCCTCCGCGATGGCGACCACCGCCCGCCAGATCGGCGGCGCGGTCG from Actinacidiphila sp. DG2A-62 includes:
- a CDS encoding cytochrome P450 — encoded protein: MTDIVEQLPPVLGGFDLTDHQRFARAPEGFPYDVFARLREEAPVFFHPPGLTEDGEGFWVLSRYHDIEYAATHPEIFSAQGGGGRPKGGSHLDDMAFGVLAGVIMPMLDNPRHHLMKHLLTPAATGDAVAALEADMRAFAASLIDAALERGGEIDLASDICEPYAFGNLAVLLGVPPADRAKIASWAHDSTGFIERRSGLPSERSKETFLATQNYAHELLLHKQAHPGPDLGSALANGDIPQDAGEPPLTPYEREANLLLLLLTGAEQPRNTIAGGLLALARHPEQWRQLRADRSKAGWAVEEMLRWAPPNPYNRRTATRDVHVRETLIRAGEKVTLWWPSANRDERVFPQADRFAIGRVLNPHMTFGHGNHYCLGAEVARLEVRLLLEELLERVTEIQLTGDVAYQPSNKHTIVLDLPVRLVPDRRRAASA
- a CDS encoding acyl-CoA dehydrogenase family protein; translation: MPTEDGTGYLLTGEKVFTGNGDIADLLAVLATAREDGHRRVGVFFLDTSDPGFRVRSRLEFMGGRGLPNAALTLDGLRVPREHVLLGEPDLPRFPPPVGSVALLSALFFNAAPALAIARQCLEWSHSFVARRSVNGRPLGDYDQVQRILATTAAEVFAMDTVVRWCLLDAGLEDRWFERAAAKNLVTVTAWRIVDRTVSLLGGEGFETAHSKERRGAVPLPVERLFRDARGLRISGNVDFLLDVQAARLLLTGRYATAAAAAAGAAPGVTTGGGAGTASAASGAASGVAATGPGADLIPANQAHLAAARQGLRRFDRVSARLVARHQDPEELFARQETLRLLGRIAAELFSVAAVLARAATEGGDQQQELADVHCTAARHRLAGLWRRLGAPDEPDYAKISRLSAAAVS
- a CDS encoding acyl-CoA dehydrogenase family protein; amino-acid sequence: MPVNPAEDVPRPPASFVTALQTGRLDRDALHPFPAPDPAVAAAADALIDEAAELVGGLVDAERIDRTRELPAGLLDRLRDGGWFRVRNSAALGGREMSDYDAFRLVERISAVSLPVGQTLAIQNAVGAAALLAALPEGPLRGWVEERIAAGTVSGFAGTSRPAPTTPGPGPPRCRPRTAPATC
- a CDS encoding winged helix-turn-helix transcriptional regulator; this encodes MSQRNTDVSVRLAAHAEACPVREIIDRVGSKWSVQIILAVTQGPVRFTELERGIEGISRRMLTLTLRNLERDGLIIRTVYPTVPPKVEYTASEMTMELEEPLSALARWALRHRDEVVASREVFDAEREKVAS
- a CDS encoding MFS transporter, translating into MVDAAPRPPSSPGTRLALLAFAQFIITLDFNIVYVALPDIGSDLGFTVQSLQWVVSAYIVALGGLLLFGGRAADRLGARRMFMVGLLIYAVSSLTGGLAGDSGVLLAARAVQGIGGALLFPSTLRLVFTSFEEGPMRNKALVVYGAIGGAGLSAGALLGGVLTNYSGWEWVFFVNVPLALGAAALAPRVLPADTFFPGSGKGFDLLGALIATAGATLVVFGLASGPDAGWTSLRGLGSIVGGAVLLALFLLVESRAGSPLMPLRLLRHRSLAVTMLVAFIYQGGLGGAYYLFTTYLQDVLHYSPLAAGVAFLPPTFASMAFAAKFSTSLLNKLGMRGALFAGTLCTGIGMAGLSLAFTSDGSYWMLLPGLIVWSVGGALAIPAIFAGAGAGVALLEQGVSSAMATTARQIGGAVGLAALVAVANAGVHVPKHGIPPVGDLTDGLRVAGLVGAAATVVGAFLALLHRKAEPALAPAAAAVTTSDEPAAAS